The proteins below are encoded in one region of Stieleria sp. JC731:
- the hisG gene encoding ATP phosphoribosyltransferase, which translates to MGLTDKNLRIGIPSKGRLSELSGELLLQAGLNFRRQNRGLFAKVKGLPIDMIFLRTDDIPTLVAEGAIDMGITGSDLVEEANANVTTRMRLGVGRCRLAICIPEDSEIRSANELDGKRIATSFPAITKAYLGQHNALAHMVSLSGSVEVMISLGVADAIVDLVETGSTLAANRLRVLEEIGSYETVLIQNDRCRDKEMADRVVRRLEGVVIARDFALLEYNVPLSKLADAEKITPGFNSPTIGTLEDETLRSVRVMVRRDEIIDVMEKLERLGATAIFQTTISNCRL; encoded by the coding sequence ATGGGACTCACAGATAAAAACCTGCGTATTGGAATCCCTAGCAAAGGGCGTTTGAGTGAACTTTCCGGAGAGCTGTTGCTGCAAGCGGGGCTGAACTTCCGGCGTCAGAATCGTGGCCTCTTTGCCAAAGTCAAAGGGCTGCCGATCGATATGATTTTCCTTCGCACCGACGATATCCCAACCCTGGTTGCCGAAGGCGCAATCGACATGGGCATTACCGGTAGTGACTTGGTCGAAGAAGCCAACGCCAATGTCACCACCCGCATGCGATTGGGTGTCGGACGTTGTCGTTTGGCGATCTGCATTCCCGAAGACAGCGAGATTCGTTCGGCCAACGAACTCGACGGCAAACGAATCGCCACCAGCTTTCCCGCCATCACGAAAGCCTACCTGGGACAACACAACGCGTTGGCTCACATGGTTTCTCTGTCCGGCAGTGTCGAAGTGATGATCAGCCTTGGCGTTGCCGATGCGATCGTCGACCTGGTCGAAACCGGCAGCACGCTGGCGGCCAATCGGCTGCGTGTCTTAGAAGAAATCGGCTCGTATGAAACGGTGCTCATTCAAAACGATCGCTGCCGCGACAAAGAAATGGCCGACCGCGTTGTCAGGCGGCTTGAAGGCGTTGTGATCGCGAGAGACTTCGCATTGCTAGAATACAACGTCCCGCTGTCGAAGCTTGCCGATGCGGAAAAAATCACTCCGGGGTTCAATTCCCCCACCATCGGAACGTTGGAAGACGAAACGCTTCGAAGCGTCCGCGTCATGGTGCGTCGCGATGAAATCATCGATGTCATGGAAAAGCTGGAACGATTGGGTGCGACGGCGATCTTCCAGACCACGATTTCCAACTGCCGCTTGTAA
- a CDS encoding phosphoribosyl-ATP diphosphatase, whose product MPDSLLPLDRLMKTLAERAETRPEGSYTTKLMEAGTAKIGSKILEEAAELIEAADEPGEEGRNHFVYEAGDLIYHTLVMLAYRGVSLDEIAAELARREGTSGLEEKASRQNQS is encoded by the coding sequence ATGCCAGACTCATTATTGCCGCTTGACCGGTTGATGAAGACACTCGCCGAACGAGCCGAAACCCGCCCAGAAGGGTCTTACACGACCAAATTGATGGAGGCCGGAACGGCGAAGATCGGTTCGAAAATCCTAGAAGAGGCAGCCGAATTGATCGAGGCTGCCGACGAACCCGGCGAAGAAGGACGCAATCACTTTGTCTATGAAGCCGGCGATTTGATTTATCACACGCTGGTGATGTTGGCCTATCGCGGAGTCAGCTTGGACGAAATCGCTGCCGAGCTTGCCCGTCGCGAAGGCACGTCAGGGTTGGAAGAAAAAGCCAGCCGCCAAAACCAATCTTAG
- the hisH gene encoding imidazole glycerol phosphate synthase subunit HisH, which produces MITIVDYQMGNLRSVQKAVQRVGGEAKISSDPHEIADAEQLILPGVGAFGDAMAEINRRDLAQPIRDYCSTGRPFLGICLGLQLLFDEGFEHGSHKGLGILPGEVVRFELPDQYKVPHMGWNTVKKQNECALLSDVDDETHFYFVHSYYVRPADSDVVALTCDYGHEFCAMVSRDNLFATQFHPEKSQANGLQLLRRFTQLVAC; this is translated from the coding sequence ATGATCACAATCGTCGACTACCAGATGGGAAATCTCCGCAGCGTCCAAAAAGCGGTCCAGCGAGTCGGGGGGGAAGCCAAGATTTCTTCAGATCCTCATGAAATCGCTGACGCTGAGCAGCTGATTTTGCCCGGCGTCGGTGCATTTGGCGATGCGATGGCGGAAATCAATCGCCGCGATCTGGCTCAGCCGATTCGCGACTATTGCAGCACCGGCCGACCTTTTCTGGGCATTTGTCTGGGGCTGCAGTTGCTCTTTGACGAAGGCTTCGAGCACGGCAGCCACAAAGGTTTGGGCATTTTGCCGGGTGAAGTCGTGCGGTTCGAGCTTCCAGACCAGTACAAGGTTCCACACATGGGATGGAACACTGTCAAAAAACAGAACGAGTGTGCTTTGCTAAGCGATGTCGACGACGAAACTCATTTCTACTTCGTGCACTCGTACTATGTGCGCCCTGCCGATTCCGATGTCGTCGCGCTAACATGCGACTACGGACATGAATTTTGTGCGATGGTTTCGCGAGACAACCTTTTCGCCACACAGTTTCACCCCGAGAAAAGCCAAGCAAACGGTCTGCAGTTGCTTCGGCGTTTCACGCAGCTTGTTGCCTGCTGA
- a CDS encoding CAP domain-containing protein: MRSLVDELKKECFVRLNPFGCFQKLFAAVCVILPMFISSVDAQSVTSVRQASPSYTLETYRCQQCGRLHERKVSVEPVRQGAETSVPTGATQPQSAAVVTVNATASAQDRGVSNAAVESELVTKASQNSADLSGELTVRSASGASVSGSISRERGGIQNVLSTLNQQRQRKGLRALRFDPALQAVAERRAQMMASMGTKSHPPGSFSPGRYEGVGWSSSYSPNGVHACYTSDPRMTVAGAAMATGRDGVYFAVVYR, translated from the coding sequence ATGCGGTCCCTGGTCGATGAACTCAAAAAGGAATGTTTTGTGCGTTTGAATCCATTTGGATGTTTCCAGAAGCTGTTTGCAGCTGTGTGCGTCATCCTGCCGATGTTTATCTCGTCGGTGGATGCCCAATCCGTCACGTCGGTCCGACAAGCGAGCCCTTCATACACGCTGGAAACCTATCGGTGCCAGCAATGTGGACGGCTGCACGAGCGAAAAGTGTCCGTTGAACCGGTCCGGCAAGGGGCGGAAACTTCGGTACCTACCGGAGCAACCCAGCCACAGTCGGCAGCGGTTGTTACTGTGAATGCCACTGCGAGTGCTCAGGATCGTGGAGTCAGCAATGCTGCTGTCGAAAGCGAGCTGGTGACGAAAGCGAGCCAAAATTCCGCGGATCTTTCTGGGGAACTGACGGTGCGTTCGGCTAGCGGTGCAAGCGTCAGCGGCAGTATCAGTCGTGAACGCGGCGGAATACAAAATGTGCTTTCCACCTTGAATCAACAACGTCAACGGAAAGGATTGCGAGCGTTGCGTTTCGATCCCGCGCTTCAGGCGGTTGCCGAGCGTCGGGCGCAAATGATGGCGAGCATGGGGACGAAGTCGCATCCGCCAGGATCGTTTTCGCCCGGACGATACGAAGGAGTGGGCTGGTCGAGTTCTTATTCGCCCAATGGGGTTCATGCGTGCTACACAAGCGACCCAAGAATGACAGTTGCCGGTGCCGCGATGGCGACGGGACGCGACGGAGTTTACTTCGCGGTTGTCTATCGCTAG
- a CDS encoding SRPBCC family protein, producing the protein MPAFEVSQSIDINADANHVFDYLRDYAKWSEWSPWLLADPDCEMTFKGETDQVGGGYSWDSDIVGSGQMEHTEIVPPSEGKQGLLRADLKFLKPWKSESDVEFVVRSTSDSEGMVGTIVTWKMKGALPFFLFWMKRLMVSMIGMDYDRGLKMLKSQIETGKVDSALNVHGVQQIEGRRVIGRSTSVRLQEISAAMEKDITEINRKLKTAGVDAEGTWLAAYSKLNLKTQTLTYFVGMELDESIAAPDGLQAQVIEPLQCMHVRHTGSYTHLGNAWFTAHQRIRSDGHKAAYRKPSLEIYRNNPETTPPEELITDVYVPVK; encoded by the coding sequence ATGCCGGCTTTCGAAGTTTCTCAGTCGATCGACATCAACGCCGACGCTAACCACGTCTTCGACTACTTGCGAGATTACGCCAAGTGGAGCGAGTGGTCGCCATGGTTGCTTGCCGATCCCGATTGCGAAATGACGTTCAAGGGTGAAACAGATCAAGTCGGTGGGGGCTACAGCTGGGACAGTGATATCGTCGGTTCGGGGCAGATGGAGCACACCGAAATCGTTCCGCCTTCGGAAGGTAAGCAAGGACTGCTGCGTGCGGACCTAAAGTTTCTGAAACCTTGGAAGTCAGAATCGGATGTCGAGTTCGTTGTCCGTTCCACAAGTGACAGCGAAGGCATGGTTGGAACCATTGTCACTTGGAAGATGAAAGGTGCTTTGCCGTTCTTTTTGTTTTGGATGAAGCGGCTGATGGTCTCCATGATTGGGATGGATTACGACCGCGGTCTGAAGATGCTGAAGTCCCAGATCGAAACCGGCAAAGTCGATTCCGCACTAAACGTTCACGGCGTTCAACAGATCGAAGGGCGACGAGTGATTGGCCGTTCGACTAGCGTTCGCCTTCAAGAAATTTCCGCGGCGATGGAAAAGGACATCACCGAGATCAATCGCAAGCTGAAAACGGCAGGGGTGGACGCCGAGGGAACTTGGTTGGCGGCGTATAGCAAGCTGAATCTAAAGACTCAGACGTTGACCTACTTCGTCGGTATGGAACTTGACGAAAGCATCGCTGCCCCAGATGGTCTACAAGCACAGGTGATAGAACCGTTGCAGTGCATGCACGTTAGACACACCGGCAGCTACACCCATCTTGGTAACGCATGGTTCACGGCGCATCAGCGAATTCGATCCGACGGTCATAAAGCCGCTTATCGCAAACCGTCACTCGAAATTTATCGCAACAACCCGGAAACAACTCCGCCAGAAGAATTGATCACCGACGTTTATGTTCCGGTGAAATGA
- a CDS encoding FAD:protein FMN transferase: MLTTITHRAMACEFVVMLPPSDAPLIDAAFAALECLDEIEAELTVYQPGSEISKINANAENEWVPVSASTFGLIEQSQLWSQRTDGAFDITAGPLIRSWGFLSRQGRKPNGQEIQDALQKVGHDHLKLRRDDSSVHFERPGMEINLGAIGKGYALDRLAATLTEAGLKNFLIHGGGSSVLARGDQDNLAETRNGWAVGIAHPTKPNQRLAGIRLIDAALSTSGSGKQFFHHRGRRYGHVIDPRTGYPAGELLSLTVVAESATDAEACSTAYFLSPLANLKADSDAGELPAKMLATIAEKRQDAVKVIALSEFDWIDPPKAD; encoded by the coding sequence ATGCTGACAACAATCACACACCGCGCGATGGCCTGCGAGTTCGTTGTGATGCTGCCCCCGTCGGATGCCCCCCTAATTGATGCTGCCTTTGCCGCTCTGGAATGCCTGGATGAAATCGAAGCCGAATTGACGGTCTATCAACCCGGTAGTGAGATTTCCAAAATCAACGCGAATGCGGAAAACGAATGGGTGCCAGTCTCTGCTTCCACGTTCGGACTGATCGAGCAATCGCAGCTGTGGAGTCAGCGAACCGACGGCGCATTCGATATCACTGCCGGACCGTTGATCCGTTCCTGGGGGTTCCTCAGCCGGCAAGGGCGCAAACCCAATGGCCAAGAGATTCAGGATGCGCTACAGAAAGTGGGGCATGATCACCTGAAACTTCGCCGTGACGATTCTTCCGTTCATTTCGAACGACCGGGAATGGAAATCAATCTGGGGGCGATCGGCAAAGGCTATGCGCTCGATCGATTGGCCGCGACATTGACCGAAGCGGGGCTGAAGAACTTTTTGATCCATGGCGGCGGCAGCAGCGTGCTTGCACGCGGCGATCAAGACAACTTGGCTGAGACACGAAATGGATGGGCCGTAGGGATCGCACACCCGACAAAACCCAATCAAAGGCTGGCTGGCATCCGTTTGATCGACGCTGCCCTTTCAACCAGCGGATCGGGAAAACAGTTTTTTCACCATCGCGGCCGCCGATACGGGCATGTCATTGACCCACGCACGGGCTATCCCGCCGGGGAACTGCTATCGCTAACCGTGGTCGCCGAATCAGCGACGGATGCCGAAGCGTGCAGCACAGCCTACTTTCTAAGCCCACTAGCGAACTTAAAGGCCGATTCTGATGCAGGCGAACTGCCCGCCAAAATGCTAGCGACGATCGCAGAAAAACGACAAGACGCGGTCAAGGTCATCGCACTATCGGAATTTGATTGGATTGATCCTCCGAAGGCGGATTAG
- a CDS encoding DUF1501 domain-containing protein, whose protein sequence is MSNSTDRMIEPVFNRRGFLANSATALSSIALLDLLLGDQVLAESPTIDPTRPFAPRQPHTAAKAKNVIVIFCAGAVSQLETWDYKPELIKRDGKPLEGGPAVTFQGPAGNLARPQYRFRQHGQTGKWVSEMIPHLAELTDEIAFVHSLTSKSNTHGPAENFLSTGTPLDGFPSLGAWVSYALGSENQNLPAYVAMPDPRGVPQNGSNNWGSGFLPSAFQGTPLSSKDPIRHLRPEGISDANDRAARELLQKVNQRHLEQNLGDEKLAARIASYQLAARMQLSVPEITDLSSEPAYVLKDYGADDESNPNRAAFARNCILARRMIESGVRFVQLFNGAYASGGELNWDGHNKLKEQYDKHAAILDQPAAALIKDLKSRGLLSDTLVVWCTEFGRMPFFQKGSKGRDHNPDGFTCWLAGAGVKPGVSHGTTDELGQKAVEDVHPLYDFNATILHLLGLDHERLTFQHNGIQRRLTNVEGHVIKEVLG, encoded by the coding sequence ATGAGCAACTCAACCGACCGAATGATTGAACCTGTTTTCAACCGCCGTGGCTTCTTAGCAAACTCCGCGACAGCGCTCAGTTCGATTGCGCTTTTGGACCTGTTGCTCGGCGATCAAGTTCTTGCCGAAAGCCCCACAATTGACCCGACGCGTCCCTTCGCACCACGGCAGCCGCACACAGCTGCCAAGGCTAAGAATGTGATCGTGATCTTCTGTGCGGGAGCTGTTAGTCAACTAGAAACGTGGGACTATAAACCGGAACTAATCAAACGTGACGGCAAGCCACTTGAAGGCGGACCGGCAGTTACATTCCAAGGCCCGGCTGGAAACTTGGCGCGTCCTCAATACCGTTTCCGTCAGCACGGCCAAACCGGAAAATGGGTCAGCGAGATGATTCCCCATCTCGCAGAACTCACCGATGAGATCGCTTTCGTTCATTCGCTGACCAGCAAAAGCAACACGCATGGTCCCGCCGAGAACTTTCTATCAACGGGCACACCGCTCGATGGATTTCCGAGCCTCGGTGCCTGGGTCAGCTACGCACTCGGCAGCGAAAACCAGAACCTTCCAGCATATGTCGCGATGCCCGATCCTCGTGGCGTTCCACAAAACGGTTCCAACAATTGGGGTTCAGGCTTCCTGCCGTCTGCATTCCAAGGAACACCGCTCAGCTCGAAAGATCCGATCCGACATCTTCGCCCGGAAGGCATTAGCGATGCGAACGATCGCGCGGCCAGGGAACTGCTACAAAAAGTCAACCAAAGACATCTCGAACAAAACCTAGGCGACGAAAAGCTTGCCGCTCGCATCGCCAGCTATCAACTGGCAGCGCGAATGCAACTGAGCGTACCAGAGATAACAGACTTGAGCTCAGAACCGGCATACGTTTTGAAGGACTATGGCGCCGATGACGAGTCCAACCCGAATCGAGCGGCTTTCGCCCGCAATTGCATTCTCGCCAGAAGGATGATTGAAAGCGGAGTTCGCTTTGTTCAACTTTTCAACGGTGCCTACGCCAGTGGAGGAGAACTCAACTGGGACGGTCACAACAAACTGAAGGAACAATACGATAAACACGCGGCCATCCTCGACCAGCCGGCGGCGGCATTGATCAAGGATCTGAAATCACGTGGTTTGCTCAGCGACACGCTCGTCGTTTGGTGTACCGAATTCGGTCGCATGCCATTTTTTCAAAAAGGCTCCAAGGGCCGAGATCACAATCCCGACGGTTTCACCTGCTGGCTCGCCGGCGCGGGTGTGAAACCTGGTGTCAGCCACGGAACCACCGACGAACTCGGGCAGAAGGCCGTCGAAGACGTTCACCCGCTATATGACTTCAACGCGACGATCCTGCATCTACTGGGACTCGATCACGAGCGTCTGACATTCCAGCACAACGGCATTCAGCGACGCCTAACAAATGTCGAAGGCCACGTCATCAAAGAAGTCCTCGGCTAA
- a CDS encoding PSD1 and planctomycete cytochrome C domain-containing protein encodes MRRHFSLSPRFSALLLLLLFLLSVFGNAATQASDIDFVRDVRPIFQKHCYSCHGPDKQKSGLRLDIKSAAFNGGDGYGPSLVAGNAADSPLFELVTSDDEYSRMPPADDSESTAPLSAEEISILKAWIDAGAIWPDGVDLAKLENRLDHWSFKPMKSPEIPTVDDPSWAHNFIDRFIQSRLSQEGLSPSASADHTVWLRRVTLDLTGLPPTPSEVTAFLQDAEKQGEAAYVAVVDRLLKSPRYGERWGQHWLDVARYADTHGFEVNTERPNAWPYRDYVIAAFNNDTPYDQFIREQLVGDAMGVDAATGFLVTASVLLPGQIGKDAPSIRLARQDSLDEIVNNIGQGFLGLSVGCARCHDHKFDPITAKDYYSMQAFVAGVEYADREIQTPESEAKRKEAKTLHHQVAKLDSQLTEFVPLAKPREEAHSEREMPNAKSNVHSFSPINAKFVRFTIHDSNLHPSLGLIEPCIDEFEIFTADSEPKNIALASAGTKVSASGSRTSARHKLEHVNDGRYGNESSWMSDSKGRGWLMFELPTTTAISKVVWGRDRNGELDDRLATAFRLEVGSTPDSLQTVAAILPPRQQISPIKNIDRFTPVLAKKLRFTVLSTNNLEPCIDELEVLNTAGENVALSSQGTTIRTSGDIIVADRHQPDFINDGEYGNSRSWLSNAVGTGWIELEFAEAQLIDRVVWGRDRNGKFKDRLPTDYRIEIAIDDRWQLLADATDRQPWNPDRPSEKSFTVGGLPEQDARDASRLLRQKKKLESRIAKLQNRQKAFAGQFRQPDEIHLLRRGDPEQPADLVTPAALSAIGDLRLPNSTPEQRRRVALAEWITSPQNPLTARVMANRIWQWHFGIGLVETANDFGRNGALPSHPELLDRLALELIDSDWSVKHMHRLIVLSSTYRQSGSSNAKATAVDADVRLLWRYPSRRLEGEAIRDSMLAVSGQLNLSMGGRGFDLFNRRGGLTGFSPIESFSGEGLRRMIYAHKVRRERDGVFGAFDCPDAGQSTPRRVQSTTPIQALNLFNSRLTLEQSDAFADRVIAEVGDDTESQVQLAYTIALGRPPSAVELSDAEQTVQRYGLPTLCRVLFNSNEFLFLP; translated from the coding sequence ACGTTCGCCCGATCTTTCAAAAGCACTGCTACTCCTGCCACGGTCCAGACAAACAGAAAAGTGGTTTAAGACTGGATATCAAATCCGCCGCGTTCAACGGAGGCGATGGATATGGCCCAAGTTTGGTTGCGGGCAACGCGGCGGATAGTCCGTTGTTCGAATTGGTCACCAGTGACGATGAATACTCACGCATGCCACCTGCTGACGATTCGGAGTCCACGGCCCCACTTTCTGCAGAGGAGATCAGCATCCTGAAAGCCTGGATCGATGCGGGTGCGATTTGGCCAGACGGTGTCGATTTAGCAAAGCTGGAAAACCGGCTCGATCACTGGTCCTTCAAACCGATGAAGAGTCCTGAGATTCCTACTGTTGATGATCCAAGCTGGGCACACAACTTCATCGATCGATTCATTCAATCGCGTTTGTCGCAGGAAGGTCTATCACCCTCCGCGTCTGCGGATCACACCGTGTGGCTTCGTCGTGTCACGCTTGATCTTACCGGACTTCCGCCAACACCAAGCGAAGTCACGGCCTTCTTGCAGGATGCAGAAAAGCAGGGCGAAGCAGCCTACGTAGCGGTCGTTGATCGCCTGTTAAAATCACCGCGATACGGCGAACGATGGGGTCAACACTGGCTTGACGTTGCCCGGTATGCCGACACCCACGGGTTCGAAGTCAACACAGAGCGTCCTAATGCGTGGCCTTATCGAGACTACGTTATCGCAGCGTTCAACAATGACACGCCCTACGATCAATTCATCAGAGAACAACTCGTTGGCGATGCAATGGGAGTCGATGCTGCAACGGGATTTCTAGTCACCGCATCTGTTTTGCTGCCGGGGCAAATCGGTAAAGATGCACCGTCGATTCGTCTCGCCCGACAAGATTCACTTGACGAAATCGTGAACAATATCGGTCAAGGCTTTTTAGGGCTAAGCGTAGGTTGCGCCCGCTGTCACGACCACAAGTTCGACCCAATCACCGCCAAAGACTATTACTCGATGCAAGCCTTTGTCGCCGGTGTCGAATACGCGGACCGTGAAATCCAAACCCCCGAGTCAGAAGCGAAACGAAAAGAAGCTAAAACACTGCATCATCAAGTTGCAAAGCTGGATAGCCAACTCACTGAATTTGTTCCCCTGGCAAAGCCTCGTGAAGAGGCTCATTCAGAACGGGAAATGCCCAATGCAAAATCGAACGTTCACTCTTTTTCGCCGATCAATGCGAAGTTTGTTCGCTTCACCATTCACGATTCGAACCTTCACCCTTCGCTGGGACTGATCGAACCATGCATCGATGAATTCGAGATCTTCACCGCCGATTCGGAACCAAAAAATATTGCGTTGGCTTCCGCAGGAACCAAGGTCAGTGCTTCGGGAAGTCGAACGTCCGCACGACACAAACTGGAACATGTTAACGACGGACGCTATGGGAATGAATCGAGCTGGATGTCGGATTCCAAAGGACGCGGTTGGTTGATGTTCGAACTTCCGACGACAACTGCGATCTCGAAAGTTGTCTGGGGGCGAGATCGAAACGGCGAACTCGATGACCGCTTGGCGACGGCGTTCAGGTTAGAGGTGGGATCTACACCGGACTCACTACAGACTGTTGCCGCGATACTGCCACCGCGCCAACAGATTTCACCAATCAAGAATATCGATCGCTTTACGCCGGTGCTGGCAAAGAAACTACGTTTCACAGTCCTGTCGACCAACAACCTCGAACCGTGTATCGACGAACTCGAAGTACTCAACACGGCTGGCGAGAACGTCGCCCTTTCGAGTCAGGGGACGACCATCCGTACATCCGGGGACATCATTGTTGCCGACCGACATCAACCGGATTTCATCAACGATGGCGAATACGGCAACTCAAGAAGCTGGCTGTCCAACGCTGTTGGTACCGGCTGGATTGAGCTGGAATTTGCGGAAGCACAGCTGATCGACCGCGTCGTCTGGGGCAGGGACCGAAACGGCAAGTTCAAAGATCGACTCCCAACAGACTACCGAATCGAAATCGCAATCGATGATCGATGGCAACTTTTGGCTGACGCAACCGATCGACAACCTTGGAATCCAGACCGTCCATCCGAAAAGTCATTTACGGTTGGTGGCCTTCCCGAACAAGACGCCCGTGATGCGTCTCGTTTGCTGCGGCAGAAGAAGAAACTCGAATCACGAATTGCCAAGTTGCAGAACAGGCAAAAGGCGTTTGCGGGGCAGTTCCGTCAACCCGATGAAATCCATTTGCTTCGTCGCGGCGACCCTGAACAACCAGCCGACTTGGTGACTCCTGCCGCTCTAAGTGCTATCGGTGATTTGCGATTGCCGAACTCGACACCAGAACAACGTCGACGCGTTGCACTCGCCGAATGGATAACTAGCCCGCAGAACCCGCTGACCGCGCGAGTCATGGCAAATCGGATTTGGCAGTGGCACTTCGGAATCGGACTGGTCGAAACGGCCAACGACTTTGGAAGAAACGGGGCGTTGCCATCCCATCCAGAATTGCTCGATCGGTTGGCGTTGGAGTTGATCGATTCGGACTGGTCTGTCAAACACATGCACCGATTGATCGTCTTATCGTCAACCTATCGCCAGTCAGGCTCTTCCAACGCCAAAGCTACAGCAGTCGACGCCGACGTTCGGCTGTTGTGGCGTTACCCATCGCGACGATTGGAAGGCGAAGCGATACGCGACAGCATGCTTGCCGTCAGCGGCCAGCTAAATCTTTCCATGGGCGGACGTGGATTCGACCTTTTCAATCGTCGTGGTGGACTGACTGGGTTTTCGCCAATCGAATCGTTTAGCGGTGAGGGACTTCGACGCATGATCTATGCCCACAAAGTTCGTCGCGAACGAGACGGCGTCTTTGGCGCGTTCGATTGCCCAGACGCAGGGCAAAGCACACCGAGACGTGTGCAGTCGACAACACCGATTCAGGCATTGAACCTGTTCAACAGCCGCCTGACGCTTGAGCAATCCGATGCGTTCGCCGACCGTGTCATCGCGGAAGTTGGCGACGATACCGAGTCACAGGTCCAGCTCGCTTACACGATTGCTTTGGGACGCCCGCCATCGGCAGTGGAGCTCTCCGATGCGGAGCAAACCGTCCAGCGCTACGGCCTACCCACCCTTTGCAGAGTCCTGTTCAACAGCAACGAGTTTCTATTTCTGCCATGA